The DNA region TTCCATGTTGTCGCCCAGCTTCTTCTTGCAGTCGACGCAGCCGATGCCCGCGCTCCGGCATTCCGTGTCGATGGCCTCCACTTCGTCGGGACTGGAGAAGGACTTGTGCAGCGTGAAGATGTTGCAGATGTCCGGATTGCCGGGGTCCGATCTCCTCAGCCGGTTCGGGTCCGTATAGGCGGTGCTGAGCTTCTTCCTGACCGTATCGCTCCGGTCCTTCATCGCGATGTAGTTGTCCTGACTCTTGCTCATCTTGGACTGGCCGTCCAGGCCGAGGATGCGCGGCGCGGGACTGTAGAGCGTCCTGGCCTCGGGGAACACCGGTCCGTACAGGTGGTTGAACCGCCGGGCGATCTCGCGCGTCAGCTCGAGGTGCTGGGACTGGTCGTCGCCCACGGGCACGCCGTCGGCCTTCACGCCCAGGATGTCCGCCGCCTGGAGCACGGGGTAGGTGAACAGGCCCGCGTTGATGTTCTGCTTGTGCTGGGCGGCCTTGTCCTTGAACTGGGTCATCCGTTCCAGGGCGCCCAGCGCGGTGACCGTACTGAAGATCCAGGCCAGCTCCATGGTCTCGGATACGTGGGACTGCACGAAGAAGGTGCAGCGTTCCGGGTCGAGACCGCAGGCGATGCCCATGGTGGCCGTGTCCAGCACGGCGTCCCGCATGGTCTCCGGGTCGTATTCGATGGTGATGGCGTGGTAGTCCACGACGCAGTAGATGCAGTCGTACTTTGGGATGAGCTTGGCCCAGTTGGCCACGGCGCCCAGGTAGTTCCCGATGTGGATGTCGCCGGTGGGCTGGATGCCGCTGTACAGCCGGGTCGGTTCGCTCGATCCGTTTTCCGAACCATTGCCCGCCGACGCGATGGACTGCGTTCTTTCGTCCAGGTTCATGCCTGATCATGCTCCTTCGCGTGACTGCAGGGACGCAGGGATGCAAGGACCTACCGGCCCCTTCGTTCACGGCGATTTACCGCAAAAAACCGTTGTCTCGAATCCGTATCCGCCCTATCTTTAACTTACTAAAAACAGACGTGTTAAATTGCGGCGGAACCCCCCTTCTGTCAAGCGAAATCATGGTGGGCGTTCCCTAGCCGGCGCGTGCCGTGAAGGCGTTTCCACTGAGATCGATACCGGTGCTCGCCTTCCGTTAAACCGGGTTCTATAGGGGAGCAGGACGTGAGCCGGAACCAGGCCTCCACGCTGGACGAAAAGTACCAATCGCTCCGGGATGATCTGCGCGCCATGGGCAGCGTCCTGGTGGCCTACTCCGCCGGCGTGGACAGCACGCTGCTGCTGAAGGTGGCCTCAGACGTGTTGGAGGACCGCGCCCTGGGCGTAACCGGCGTGTCCGAGTCTCTGCCCGAAGAGGAGAGGAACGAGGCCGCCGAACTGGCCGAATGGATGGGCGCCCGCCACCGCTACGTGGACACGGAGGAAATCCACAACGCGGAGTACATGCAGAACAACCCGCGAAGGTGTTATTTCTGCCGGGATGAACTGTACAACCGCCTCAAGGTAATCGCCCGGGAAGAGGACGCCGCCTTCATCTGCGAAGGCAGCATCGTGGACGACATCAGCGATTTCCGGCCCGGCATGCTGGCCATCCGGGAACACGGCGTGCGCAGCCCGTTGAAGGACGCCGGCTTCACCAAGGCCGACGTCCGCGCATTGTCGGAGAAGCTCGGACTGCCCACTGCGGACAAGCCGTCCCTGGCCTGCCTGTCGTCCCGCTTCCCATACGGCGACCCGATCACGATCGAAGCACTCGAACAGGTCGGCCGGGCCGAAGCCTTCATCCGTAGCCTGGGTCTGCGGCAGTTCCGGGTGCGGCACCACCGAAACATGGCCCGCATCGAGACGGAGCGCGCCGATCTCGCGAAGGTAATCGAGCACCACGACGAGATCGCGGCGTACTTGAAGGAAATCGGCTACGACTACGTCACGCTGGACCTGGAAGGATACCGCACCGGAAGCATGAACGAGGTGCTTAAAAAAGGGAAAGCGGCGTCCGCCGGGACCCCGTGACTCCGAGGCCGGCGCACGCCGGAGCACCGTGATTCCGGGATCTGCGCCCGCCGGAGCGCGCGACCCGAGAAGCGCCTGACACGAAAGGATCGATCATGTCTGACTTCGACCCCGCTGCCTACGGATCCGTTTTCGCGGAACTGCTCAAGACGCCCCGCATCATGGCGCTGGACCCGGGCGAGGAAAACCGTTCGGCGAAAGCGGGCCTGGAAGCCCTGGACCTGGAC from Gemmatimonadota bacterium includes:
- the trpS gene encoding tryptophan--tRNA ligase; translation: MNLDERTQSIASAGNGSENGSSEPTRLYSGIQPTGDIHIGNYLGAVANWAKLIPKYDCIYCVVDYHAITIEYDPETMRDAVLDTATMGIACGLDPERCTFFVQSHVSETMELAWIFSTVTALGALERMTQFKDKAAQHKQNINAGLFTYPVLQAADILGVKADGVPVGDDQSQHLELTREIARRFNHLYGPVFPEARTLYSPAPRILGLDGQSKMSKSQDNYIAMKDRSDTVRKKLSTAYTDPNRLRRSDPGNPDICNIFTLHKSFSSPDEVEAIDTECRSAGIGCVDCKKKLGDNMETAMSPIQEKYEDLTARPDDVRDALAAGADRVRTLTSDTMTEVRENLGLR
- the larE gene encoding ATP-dependent sacrificial sulfur transferase LarE, yielding MGSVLVAYSAGVDSTLLLKVASDVLEDRALGVTGVSESLPEEERNEAAELAEWMGARHRYVDTEEIHNAEYMQNNPRRCYFCRDELYNRLKVIAREEDAAFICEGSIVDDISDFRPGMLAIREHGVRSPLKDAGFTKADVRALSEKLGLPTADKPSLACLSSRFPYGDPITIEALEQVGRAEAFIRSLGLRQFRVRHHRNMARIETERADLAKVIEHHDEIAAYLKEIGYDYVTLDLEGYRTGSMNEVLKKGKAASAGTP